The Hyphomonas sediminis genome contains a region encoding:
- the hisF gene encoding imidazole glycerol phosphate synthase subunit HisF has protein sequence MLKTRIIPCLDVKDGRTVKGVNFVDLKDAGDPVALARAYDAQGADELCFLDITASHEGRGTLLDTVSRTAEACFMPLTVGGGVRSVDDMVALLRAGADKVAINSAAVADPALISACAAKAGRQCVVVAIDARKSGDSWEIFTHGGRKPTGINAVEFAREAAKRGAGEILLTSMDRDGTKTGYDIPLLKAVSSAVTIPVIASGGAGGVKDFAPAVLEGGASAVLAASIFHFGEATLAEARAALAEAGAPVRTV, from the coding sequence ATGCTGAAGACGCGCATCATCCCCTGCCTCGACGTGAAAGACGGACGCACCGTGAAGGGCGTCAACTTCGTGGACCTGAAAGACGCTGGCGACCCCGTGGCCCTTGCCCGCGCCTATGACGCTCAGGGCGCCGACGAGCTCTGCTTCCTCGACATCACCGCCAGCCATGAAGGCCGCGGCACCCTGCTCGACACCGTCAGCCGCACGGCAGAGGCCTGCTTCATGCCGCTCACCGTGGGCGGGGGCGTGCGCTCGGTGGACGATATGGTCGCGCTTCTGAGAGCGGGCGCAGACAAGGTGGCGATCAACTCCGCCGCCGTGGCAGACCCCGCGCTGATTTCCGCCTGCGCCGCCAAGGCCGGGCGCCAATGCGTCGTCGTCGCCATCGATGCGCGCAAATCCGGCGACAGCTGGGAAATCTTCACCCATGGCGGGCGCAAGCCCACCGGCATCAATGCCGTAGAGTTTGCCCGCGAGGCTGCAAAACGCGGCGCCGGCGAAATCCTGCTCACCTCGATGGACCGGGACGGAACGAAAACGGGCTACGACATTCCGCTCCTGAAAGCGGTCTCCTCCGCCGTCACCATTCCCGTCATCGCCAGCGGCGGCGCCGGCGGCGTGAAGGACTTTGCCCCCGCCGTCCTCGAAGGCGGGGCAAGCGCCGTGCTCGCCGCCTCGATCTTCCATTTCGGCGAAGCCACGCTGGCAGAGGCCCGCGCGGCGCTTGCTGAAGCGGGCGCGCCGGTGCGAACGGTCTGA